Proteins encoded in a region of the Nitrososphaerota archaeon genome:
- a CDS encoding Rieske 2Fe-2S domain-containing protein encodes MPQGDSIQSSALSRRDFLKLMGAAGTALTFAPFVPWGNFMPNPDSAKIERVPVILPDGAQANTKTFQINHAEVITYPMTGDRVIDEEAFRKWQFIRLPQELGGDKNDASSFRAFSMVCLHLWCLWKYWPQEGRKRGECPCHGSMYSPVTGTAYAGPASLQATPSNTLPNLDLEADSMGDLWILPAKFSPDKNGVVGYGRFVE; translated from the coding sequence ATGCCGCAAGGGGATAGTATCCAGTCATCTGCGCTATCGCGAAGAGATTTTCTCAAACTAATGGGTGCAGCAGGAACAGCACTGACATTTGCACCGTTCGTCCCATGGGGCAATTTCATGCCAAACCCGGACAGCGCAAAAATCGAAAGAGTGCCGGTAATTCTGCCGGACGGCGCCCAGGCAAATACTAAGACTTTTCAAATCAATCACGCCGAAGTCATCACATATCCAATGACAGGAGATAGAGTAATCGATGAAGAAGCGTTTAGAAAATGGCAGTTTATTCGATTGCCACAAGAACTTGGAGGTGACAAAAACGATGCCAGCTCATTTAGGGCTTTTAGCATGGTGTGCTTACATTTGTGGTGCCTTTGGAAATACTGGCCGCAAGAAGGCAGAAAAAGAGGCGAATGCCCGTGTCATGGAAGCATGTACAGCCCAGTGACTGGAACTGCATATGCAGGACCTGCGTCATTGCAGGCGACCCCGTCTAACACTTTACCAAATTTAGATTTGGAAGCTGATTCCATGGGAGACTTGTGGATACTGCCAGCCAAATTTTCACCAGACAAAAATGGAGTAGTAGGATATGGCCGTTTCGTTGAGTAG